The Acidobacteriota bacterium genome includes a window with the following:
- the kdsB gene encoding 3-deoxy-manno-octulosonate cytidylyltransferase, whose protein sequence is MIEGKKVLAVIPARYHSSRFPGKPLADIMGKPMIQWVYERASQCEEIDELIVATDDERIYQAVSSFGGKVMMTDRNHKSGTDRVKEVAEKRDDMEIVVNIQGDEPLISKEAITEAISALEEEKEAVVATLKRRIKRPEDIFNPNIVKVVTDDSGYALYFSRAPIPHPKRAPLGKEREWLLAHTEFLRNYFRHIGLYVFRREFLLIYSTLKQTPLELIEGLEQLRILEYGYRIKVALTSYPSYEVNTKEDLEQVREIIRKGGT, encoded by the coding sequence ATGATCGAGGGGAAGAAGGTACTGGCGGTGATCCCTGCCCGATATCACTCCTCTCGCTTTCCGGGGAAACCACTGGCTGACATTATGGGGAAACCGATGATCCAATGGGTCTACGAACGGGCTTCCCAGTGTGAGGAGATAGACGAATTAATAGTAGCCACCGATGATGAGAGGATATATCAAGCGGTAAGCTCCTTCGGCGGAAAGGTGATGATGACCGATAGAAACCACAAAAGCGGAACCGATCGGGTAAAGGAGGTGGCGGAAAAGCGAGATGATATGGAGATCGTGGTGAACATCCAGGGGGATGAACCGCTGATCTCAAAGGAGGCAATAACCGAAGCTATTTCTGCTCTCGAGGAGGAGAAGGAGGCGGTAGTGGCTACATTGAAGAGGAGGATAAAAAGGCCGGAGGATATATTCAATCCCAATATAGTAAAAGTGGTCACCGATGATTCGGGATATGCTCTCTATTTCAGTAGAGCCCCAATACCTCATCCCAAGAGGGCTCCCTTAGGGAAAGAAAGGGAATGGTTACTTGCTCACACTGAGTTCCTCAGGAACTACTTCCGCCATATCGGGCTTTATGTCTTTCGGAGGGAGTTTCTCCTCATCTACTCAACCCTTAAACAAACGCCCCTTGAGCTCATCGAAGGGCTGGAGCAATTAAGGATTCTGGAATATGGGTATAGGATAAAGGTCGCCCTCACCTCCTATCCATCCTATGAGGTGAACACAAAAGAGGACCTGGAGCAAGTGAGGGAGATAATAAGGAAAGGTGGGACCTAA
- a CDS encoding CTP synthase, producing the protein MGTKRKTKYIFVTGGVISSLGKGIAASSIGCLLESRGLKVSFLKLDPYLNVDPGTMSPFQHGEVYVTDDGAEADLDLGHYERFTSYTTSKASNFTSGQIYEAVIKKERRGDYLGQTVQVIPHVTDQIKDSITLEADKADIKIVEVGGTVGDIESLPFLEAIRQLRQELGRGNSVFIHLTLVPYIKTSQELKTKPTQHSVKELREIGIQPDIILCRTDRFLPREIKSKIALFCNVSEEAVITAKDVDCIYEIPLVFRKEGLDEAIIRILGLPETKSDMRPWEELVARIKNPKDEVTIGVVGKYVGFHDSYKSLIEALHHGGYPDSLKVNIEWIEAEDIEKEGPEKFLSSVSGVLVPGGFGKRGVEGMITAVGYAREKKVPFFGICLGMQCAVIEFARNVAHLTKANSSEFEPETPHPVIHLLPNLVGVTDMGGTMRLGKYPCKLDEASIAYKAYNQEVIYERHRHRYEFNIEYRETLEKAGLKLSGISPDGNYVEIVEVENHPWFLGCQFHPELKSKPLLPHPLFTSFIRAAYRYKKGR; encoded by the coding sequence ATGGGAACAAAAAGGAAGACAAAATATATCTTCGTAACCGGTGGGGTGATCTCCTCCTTAGGTAAGGGGATCGCTGCCTCTTCCATCGGCTGTCTCCTGGAGAGCCGAGGATTGAAGGTAAGCTTCCTTAAACTCGACCCCTACCTCAATGTCGACCCAGGAACGATGAGCCCCTTCCAGCACGGCGAGGTCTATGTAACCGACGATGGGGCGGAAGCGGATCTCGATCTGGGGCATTACGAGAGGTTCACCAGCTATACCACGAGCAAGGCGAGCAACTTCACCTCGGGGCAGATCTATGAGGCAGTGATAAAAAAAGAGCGCCGGGGTGATTACCTAGGGCAAACGGTGCAGGTAATTCCCCATGTTACCGACCAGATAAAGGACTCCATCACGCTGGAGGCAGACAAGGCTGATATAAAGATAGTAGAGGTGGGAGGAACGGTAGGCGATATCGAAAGTCTTCCCTTCCTCGAGGCGATCCGTCAACTTCGTCAGGAGCTGGGTCGAGGGAACTCAGTATTTATCCATCTGACCCTTGTCCCTTATATAAAAACCTCCCAGGAGCTCAAGACAAAGCCTACCCAGCACAGTGTGAAGGAGCTCCGAGAGATAGGGATCCAACCCGACATCATACTCTGCCGTACCGACCGCTTCCTTCCCCGGGAGATAAAATCAAAGATCGCCCTCTTCTGTAATGTCTCTGAGGAGGCGGTTATAACCGCTAAAGATGTCGATTGTATCTACGAGATTCCTCTGGTCTTCAGAAAGGAAGGCCTTGATGAGGCTATCATTAGAATCCTCGGGCTCCCGGAGACGAAATCCGATATGCGCCCCTGGGAGGAGCTGGTTGCCCGGATAAAAAACCCTAAAGATGAGGTTACCATCGGAGTGGTAGGCAAATATGTGGGCTTTCACGATTCCTACAAGAGCCTCATCGAAGCCCTTCATCACGGAGGCTACCCCGATTCCCTTAAGGTGAACATAGAATGGATCGAGGCGGAGGATATTGAAAAGGAGGGACCGGAGAAGTTTCTCTCTTCAGTGTCAGGGGTTCTCGTCCCCGGTGGGTTCGGTAAGCGAGGGGTAGAAGGTATGATCACTGCGGTCGGTTACGCGAGAGAGAAGAAGGTTCCCTTCTTCGGTATCTGCCTCGGAATGCAGTGCGCGGTTATAGAATTCGCCCGGAATGTAGCCCACCTCACCAAAGCAAACAGCTCCGAGTTCGAACCGGAAACACCCCATCCCGTCATCCACCTTCTCCCTAACCTGGTAGGGGTAACCGACATGGGAGGAACGATGAGATTGGGGAAGTACCCCTGCAAGTTGGATGAGGCTTCCATCGCCTACAAGGCTTACAACCAAGAGGTGATATATGAACGGCATCGCCACCGGTATGAATTCAATATTGAATATCGAGAGACCCTTGAAAAGGCGGGGCTCAAGCTCAGCGGTATCTCCCCTGATGGGAACTATGTGGAGATAGTGGAGGTGGAGAACCACCCTTGGTTTTTGGGATGTCAGTTTCACCCGGAGCTTAAA